From a single Miscanthus floridulus cultivar M001 chromosome 8, ASM1932011v1, whole genome shotgun sequence genomic region:
- the LOC136477930 gene encoding secretory carrier-associated membrane protein 5-like, translating to MHHDPNPFDEGADENPFSNGGGGARGGGVKSQYGFRPAEPAGFGGGGRGDATVDIPLDTMNDSKGKAKELSQWESDLRRRESDIRRREEALKSAGVPMEDKNWPPFFPIIHHDIANEIPANAQKLQYLAFASWLGIVLCLFWNFVAVIVCWIRGGDSKLFFLATIYGMLGIPLSYLMWYRPLYRAMRTDSAFSFGWFFLCYLLHIGFCIFAAIAPPVVFRGKSLTGILAAIDTFSDHAIVGIFYFVGFALFCLETLVSIWVLQKVYMYFRGHK from the exons ATGCACCACGATCCCAATCCCTTCGACGAGGGCGCCGACGAGAACCCCTTCTCG AATGGAGGCGGAGGAGCGCGTGGCGGAGGCGTCAAGTCGCAGTACGGGTTCCGGCCGGCGGAGCCCGCGGggttcggcggcggcggcaggggcgATGCGACCGTCGACATCCCCCTCGACACCATGAAC GATTCGAAGGGCAAGGCGAAGGAGCTGTCTCAGTGGGAGTCAGATCTCAGGAGGCGAGAGTCG GATATCAGGAGAAGGGAGGAAGCTCTCAAGAGCG CTGGGGTGCCCATGGAGGACAAGAACTGGCCGCCTTTCTTCCCAATCATCCACCATGATATTGCCAATGAGATACCGGCAAACGCTCAGAAGTTGCAGTATCTTGCATTCGCGAGCTGGCTTG GTattgtgctttgtctcttttggAATTTTGTTGCTGTCATAGTCTGTTGGATCAGAGGGGGAG ATTCCAAACTATTTTTCCTGGCTACCATCTATGGTATGCTTGGCATCCCTTTGTCCTACTTGATGTGGTATAGACCTCTATACCGAGCAATGAG AACTGACAGTGCTTTCAGCTTTGGATGGTTTTTCCTTTGTTACCTG CTCCACATTGGTTTTTGCATATTTGCTGCCATTGCTCCTCCAGTGGTATTCCGCGGAAAATCATTAAC GGGTATACTGGCTGCAATTGACACCTTTTCTGATCATGCAATAGTTGGG ATCTTTTACTTTGTCGGATTTGCCTTGTTTTGCTTGGAGACACTTGTGAGCATATGGGTTCTTCAG AAAGTATACATGTACTTCAGAGGGCACAAGTAG